In the Gossypium arboreum isolate Shixiya-1 chromosome 10, ASM2569848v2, whole genome shotgun sequence genome, one interval contains:
- the LOC108489658 gene encoding uncharacterized protein LOC108489658 isoform X2: MLMLLPGGGLGMNPTMDDMNLIQAQRHLVRDIGEEIDLEIGPGDDDPSFANTPLLGGPSQEPSAEEQGESKQMSMVSEIPNADQDILKAQPAKRKKKVVKRWREEWADTYKWAYVDVKEGTARIFCSVCKEYGRKHRRNPYGNEGSRNMQMSALEEHNNSLLHKEALRLQMASKDKIVVDKPIYVKALMSKTAGSIIEAALKRDPHEAEFIQSVQEAVHALERVIAKNPHYVNIMERLLEPERMIIFRVPWVDDRGETHVNRGFRVHFNQALGPCRGGIRFHPKMNLSVAKFLGFQQTLKNALSPYKLGGAAGGSDFDPKGKSDNEIMRFCQSFMNEIYRYFGTDKDLPSEEMGVGIREMGFLFGQYRRLAGNFQGSFTGPRIFWSGSSLRTEATAYGLVFFARLILAELNKDVKGLRCVVSGYGKIAMHVLEKLVANGALPITVSDSKGYLVDEDGFDYMKISFLRDLKSQQRSLRDYSKTYARSKYYDEAKPWNERCDFAIPCGSQNEIDQADAINLVNSGCRILVEGSNMPCTPEAVDVLKKANVIIAPAMAAGAGGVVAGEIELNHECNVMHWSPEDFESKLQEAMKQTFHRALKAAEDFGYQKESPEALLHGAVISAFLTIAQAMTDQGCV, translated from the exons ATGCTAATGCTGTTACCAGGTGGTGGGTTAGGGATGAATCCTACTATGGATGATATGAACTTGATTCAAGCACAAAGGCATCTGGTCAGGGATATTGGTGAGGAGATTGATTTGGAGATTGGACCTGGAGATGATGACCCTTCATTTGCCAACACTCCTCTCCTTGGTGGCCCATCACAAGAACCTTCTGCAGAAGAGCAGGGTGAAAGTAAGCAGATGTCAATGGTCTCTGAAATCCCAAATGCTGATCAAGATATTTTGAAGGCACAACCCgcaaaaaggaagaagaaggttGTGAAAAGATGGAGAGAGGAATGGGCTGATACATACAAGTGGGCATATGTTGATGTGAAGGAAGGAACAGCAAGGATATTCTGCTCTGTTTGTAAAGAATATGGTAGAAAGCATAGAAGGAACCCTTACGGCAATGAAGGAAGTAGAAACATGCAAATGAGTGCATTGGAAGAGCATAATAACAGTTTGCTTCACAAGGAAGCTTTGCGTCTCCAAATGGCGTCGAAAGATAAGATTGTTGTTGATAAACCTATTTATGTAAAAG CCCTTATGTCCAAAACGGCTGGATCAATTATTGAAGCTGCACTGAAAAGGGACCCCCATGAGGCTGAGTTCATACAATCTGTCCAAGAAGCTGTTCATGCTTTAGAGAGAGTGATTGCGAAAAATCCCCA TTATGTCAACATCATGGAGCGCTTGTTAGAACCAGAACGTATGATTATTTTTCGAGTTCCATGGGTGGATGATAGAGGTGAAACACATGTCAATCGAGGCTTCAGGGTGCACTTTAACCAGGCATTGGGTCCATGTAGGGGTGGTATTCGGTTTCATCCAAAAATGAACTTAAGTGTTGCCAAATTTCTCGGTTTTCAGCAG ACATTAAAGAATGCTTTATCACCCTACAAACTAGGAGGGGCAGCAGGTGGAAGTGATTTTGATCCTAAGGGAAAAAGTGATAATGAG ATCATGCGGTTTTGTCAAAGTTTCATGAATGAGATATATCGTTATTTTGGTACTGACAAG GACCTTCCGTCAGAGGAAATGGGAGTTGGTATTCGAGAAATGGGATTCCTTTTTGGACAATACAGACGGCTAGCTGGTAATTTTCAG GGAAGTTTTACAGGGCCAAGGATATTTTGGTCAGGTTCTAGTCTTCGAACTGAAGCAACTGCTTATGGGCTG GTTTTCTTTGCCCGGCTCATTCTTGCGGAGTTGAATAAAGATGTCAAAGGATTGAG ATGTGTCGTAAGTGGGTATGGAAAGATTGCAATGCACGTTCTGGAAAAGCTTGTTGCTAATGGTGCTCTTCCCATTACAGTATCAG ATTCAAAGGGGTATCTGGTTGACGAGGATGGGTTTGATTATATGAAAATATCATTTTTGAGGGATCTCAAATCTCAACAAAGAAGTTTGAG AGATTATTCAAAGACTTATGCTCGGTCTAAGTACTATGATGAAGCAAAACCTTGGAATGAAAGGTGTGATTTCGCAATTCCCTGTGGTTCTCAAAATGAAATTGACCAGGCTGATGCCATTAATTTGGTTAATTCAGGTTGTCGCATACTTGTAGAAG GCTCAAATATGCCTTGCACTCCTGAAGCAGTTGATGTATTGAAGAAGGCTAATGTCATCATTGCTCCTGCCATGGCTGCTGGTGCTGGGGGG GTTGTTGCAGGAGAAATTGAATTAAATCATGAGTGTAATGTAATGCATTGGTCTCCGGAGGACTTTGAATCTAAGTTACAG GAAGCAATGAAACAGACATTCCATAGAGCCCTCAAAGCAGCAGAAGATTTCGGTTATCAAAAAGAAAGTCCTGA GGCTTTACTACATGGAGCAGTCATCTCTGCTTTTCTGACCATTGCTCAAGCCATGACGGATCAAGGATGTGTATAG
- the LOC108489658 gene encoding uncharacterized protein LOC108489658 isoform X1 has translation MLMLLPGGGLGMNPTMDDMNLIQAQRHLVRDIGEEIDLEIGPGDDDPSFANTPLLGGPSQEPSAEEQGESKQMSMVSEIPNADQDILKAQPAKRKKKVVKRWREEWADTYKWAYVDVKEGTARIFCSVCKEYGRKHRRNPYGNEGSRNMQMSALEEHNNSLLHKEALRLQMASKDKIVVDKPIYVKALMSKTAGSIIEAALKRDPHEAEFIQSVQEAVHALERVIAKNPHYVNIMERLLEPERMIIFRVPWVDDRGETHVNRGFRVHFNQALGPCRGGIRFHPKMNLSVAKFLGFQQTLKNALSPYKLGGAAGGSDFDPKGKSDNEIMRFCQSFMNEIYRYFGTDKVWLSIVYFQDLPSEEMGVGIREMGFLFGQYRRLAGNFQGSFTGPRIFWSGSSLRTEATAYGLVFFARLILAELNKDVKGLRCVVSGYGKIAMHVLEKLVANGALPITVSDSKGYLVDEDGFDYMKISFLRDLKSQQRSLRDYSKTYARSKYYDEAKPWNERCDFAIPCGSQNEIDQADAINLVNSGCRILVEGSNMPCTPEAVDVLKKANVIIAPAMAAGAGGVVAGEIELNHECNVMHWSPEDFESKLQEAMKQTFHRALKAAEDFGYQKESPEALLHGAVISAFLTIAQAMTDQGCV, from the exons ATGCTAATGCTGTTACCAGGTGGTGGGTTAGGGATGAATCCTACTATGGATGATATGAACTTGATTCAAGCACAAAGGCATCTGGTCAGGGATATTGGTGAGGAGATTGATTTGGAGATTGGACCTGGAGATGATGACCCTTCATTTGCCAACACTCCTCTCCTTGGTGGCCCATCACAAGAACCTTCTGCAGAAGAGCAGGGTGAAAGTAAGCAGATGTCAATGGTCTCTGAAATCCCAAATGCTGATCAAGATATTTTGAAGGCACAACCCgcaaaaaggaagaagaaggttGTGAAAAGATGGAGAGAGGAATGGGCTGATACATACAAGTGGGCATATGTTGATGTGAAGGAAGGAACAGCAAGGATATTCTGCTCTGTTTGTAAAGAATATGGTAGAAAGCATAGAAGGAACCCTTACGGCAATGAAGGAAGTAGAAACATGCAAATGAGTGCATTGGAAGAGCATAATAACAGTTTGCTTCACAAGGAAGCTTTGCGTCTCCAAATGGCGTCGAAAGATAAGATTGTTGTTGATAAACCTATTTATGTAAAAG CCCTTATGTCCAAAACGGCTGGATCAATTATTGAAGCTGCACTGAAAAGGGACCCCCATGAGGCTGAGTTCATACAATCTGTCCAAGAAGCTGTTCATGCTTTAGAGAGAGTGATTGCGAAAAATCCCCA TTATGTCAACATCATGGAGCGCTTGTTAGAACCAGAACGTATGATTATTTTTCGAGTTCCATGGGTGGATGATAGAGGTGAAACACATGTCAATCGAGGCTTCAGGGTGCACTTTAACCAGGCATTGGGTCCATGTAGGGGTGGTATTCGGTTTCATCCAAAAATGAACTTAAGTGTTGCCAAATTTCTCGGTTTTCAGCAG ACATTAAAGAATGCTTTATCACCCTACAAACTAGGAGGGGCAGCAGGTGGAAGTGATTTTGATCCTAAGGGAAAAAGTGATAATGAG ATCATGCGGTTTTGTCAAAGTTTCATGAATGAGATATATCGTTATTTTGGTACTGACAAG GTCTGGTTATCCATTGTATATTTTCAGGACCTTCCGTCAGAGGAAATGGGAGTTGGTATTCGAGAAATGGGATTCCTTTTTGGACAATACAGACGGCTAGCTGGTAATTTTCAG GGAAGTTTTACAGGGCCAAGGATATTTTGGTCAGGTTCTAGTCTTCGAACTGAAGCAACTGCTTATGGGCTG GTTTTCTTTGCCCGGCTCATTCTTGCGGAGTTGAATAAAGATGTCAAAGGATTGAG ATGTGTCGTAAGTGGGTATGGAAAGATTGCAATGCACGTTCTGGAAAAGCTTGTTGCTAATGGTGCTCTTCCCATTACAGTATCAG ATTCAAAGGGGTATCTGGTTGACGAGGATGGGTTTGATTATATGAAAATATCATTTTTGAGGGATCTCAAATCTCAACAAAGAAGTTTGAG AGATTATTCAAAGACTTATGCTCGGTCTAAGTACTATGATGAAGCAAAACCTTGGAATGAAAGGTGTGATTTCGCAATTCCCTGTGGTTCTCAAAATGAAATTGACCAGGCTGATGCCATTAATTTGGTTAATTCAGGTTGTCGCATACTTGTAGAAG GCTCAAATATGCCTTGCACTCCTGAAGCAGTTGATGTATTGAAGAAGGCTAATGTCATCATTGCTCCTGCCATGGCTGCTGGTGCTGGGGGG GTTGTTGCAGGAGAAATTGAATTAAATCATGAGTGTAATGTAATGCATTGGTCTCCGGAGGACTTTGAATCTAAGTTACAG GAAGCAATGAAACAGACATTCCATAGAGCCCTCAAAGCAGCAGAAGATTTCGGTTATCAAAAAGAAAGTCCTGA GGCTTTACTACATGGAGCAGTCATCTCTGCTTTTCTGACCATTGCTCAAGCCATGACGGATCAAGGATGTGTATAG